In the genome of Prinia subflava isolate CZ2003 ecotype Zambia chromosome 26, Cam_Psub_1.2, whole genome shotgun sequence, one region contains:
- the LOC134562199 gene encoding serine/threonine-protein kinase pim-1-like, with product MVQECNGEEKSQRSRRRRGSKPISGCSEEERPTQCQEGEQSFSQGSELVVHEHLHDGEKPHKKGFKNNSHLVTHQRIHTGERPWKAQQALQEQYRLGSLLGHGGFGSVWAATRLSDRAAVAIKRVPRNRVRHWGELPNGTSAPLEIVLLHKVSTGFPGVVQLLEWLELPKDIIIIMERPERSQDLQHFIRARRFLCEEVARELFRQVLEAVRHCTSCGVLHRDLKPENILLDLATGQAKLIDFGCGTYLQDTAYTHFAGTPSYSPPEWNQFGWYYGQPATVWSLGILLHQMVCGEHPFRRGHKISWDHQLSLPPRLSQECQDVIRRCLSMLHVDRPSVEDLFSHPWMQDSHLP from the exons ATGGTGCAGGAATGCAACGGGGAAGAAAAGTCACAGAGATCCCGCAGgaggaggggctccaaaccTATCTCAGGGTGctcagaggaggaaagaccCACCCAGTGCCAGGAAGGTGAACAGAGCTTTAgccagggctctgagctggtggtcCATGAGCACCTTCatgatggggagaagccccacaa gaagggcttcaagAACAACTCCCACCTCGTCACCCAccagcgcatccacaccggAGAGAGGCCCt GGAAGGCGCAGCAGGCCCTCCAGGAGCAGTACCGCCTGGGTTCGCTGCTGGGCCACGGCGGCTTCGGCAGCGTCTGGGCGGCCACACGGCTCTCAGACCGTGCCGCG GTGGCCATCAAAAGGGTGCCACGGAACCGTGTCCGGCATTGGggtgagctg cccaacgGCACCAGCGCACCACTGGAGAtcgtgctgctgcacaaggtctccactggcttccctggtgtcgtccagctgctggagtggctggagctccccaaagacatcattatcatcatggaGCGCCCGGAGCGTTCTCAGGACCTCCAGCACTTCATTCGGGCACGGCGGTTCCTGTGCGAGGAGGTGGCGCGGGAGCTGTtccgccaggtgctggaggccgtgcggcactgcaccagctgcgggGTCCTGCACCGCGACCTCAAGCCAGAGAACATCCTGCTTGACCTGGCCACCGGGCAGGCCAAATTGATCGATTTTGGCTGTGGCACCTACCTACAAGACACAGCCTATACTCACTTTGCAG GAACACCGTCATACAGTCCCCCGGAATGGAACCAGTTTGGCTGGTACTATGGACAGCCAGCTACCGTCtggtccctgggcatcctgctgcaccagatggTGTGTGGGGAGCACCCTTTCAGGAGGGGCCACAAGATCAGCTGGGACCATCAGCTCTCGCTGCCACCACGGCTCTCTCAAG AGTGCCAAGATGTCATCCGGCGGTGTTTATCCATGCTGCATGTGGACCGGCCTTCAGTAGAAGACCTGTTCAGTCATCCCTGGATGCAGGATAGTCATCTGCCatag